Proteins co-encoded in one Amaranthus tricolor cultivar Red isolate AtriRed21 chromosome 7, ASM2621246v1, whole genome shotgun sequence genomic window:
- the LOC130818543 gene encoding protein FAR1-RELATED SEQUENCE 1-like — protein sequence MMSDYEHANLRNNDWLNSMYDIREMWVPAYFRDLYMGGLLRTTSRSESENNFFNYFVNKFLTLVELQMRFQSAMDVQRYMMQTLDSKCKLYSAPLKTRIPLEKHASSVYTDVVFKDFQEQILSARDECGFENNFVRDCKDVYRVVHFNTGTIFEVVYDAQTLYVDCSCKLFKRVGVLCKHALWILHAKGVKYIPETYILKRWIKDASKMPVYDINGTLLDGNNAMESRKGVLGDVWNEVHRCISLAEDDEDDLVELLHKMKLYSAELLAKKNRGVEKTKRQELEKFFGCKAPTTITIQKPKQSSNKGKRKEKDPKQKDTEDEEEQRKNNYIWGCVAFAECKLISD from the exons ATGATGTCGGATTATGAGCATGCTAATTTAAGAAATAATGACTGGTTGAATAGTATGTATGATATTAGAGAAATGTGGGTGCCCGCATACTTTAGAGATCTTTATATGGGTGGTTTGCTTAGAACAACATCTAGGTCGGAAAGTGAGaacaattttttcaattactttGTGAACAAATTTCTTACATTAGTTGAACTCCAAATGAGGTTTCAAAGTGCGATGGATGTTCAACGTTATATGATGCAAACACTAGATAGTAAATGCAAGTTATATTCTGCACCTTTGAAGACTCGTATCCCTCTTGAAAAACATGCTTCTAGTGTCTACACAGATgttgtttttaaggattttcaaGAACAAATTCTTAGTGCACGCGATGAGTGTGGTTTTGAAAATAACTTCGTTAGAGATTGCAAGGATGTGTATCGTGTGGTACATTTTAACACTGGGACAATTTTTGAAGTTGTGTATGATGCACAAACATTGTATGTTGATTGCTCTTGTAAGTTATTCAAAAGAGTTGGAGTCTTATGTAAGCATGCATTATGGATTTTGCATGCAAAAGGCGTTAAATATATACCAGAAACTTACATATTGAAAAGGTGGATAAAAGATGCTAGCAAAATGCCTGTCTATGATATTAATGGAACGTTATTGGACGGTAATAATGCTATGGAATCTAGAAAAGGGGTTTTAGGAGATGTTTGGAATGAGGTACATCGATGCATTAGTTTGGCagaagatgatgaggatgatttgGTTGAACTTTTGCACAAAATGAAGTTGTATTCAGCTGAGCTTTTAGCAAAAAAGAATCGTGGGGTTGAGAAGACAAAACGTCAAGagttggaaaagttttttggtTGCAAAGCTCCTACAACAATTACAATTCAAAAACCTAAACAATCTTCAAACAAAGGCAAGAGGAAAGAAAAAGATCCAAAACAAAAGGAtactgaagatgaagaagagcaaagg AAGAACAATTATATTTGGGGTTGTGTAGCATTTGCAGAGTGTAAACTAATTTCTGATTGA